Proteins from one Malania oleifera isolate guangnan ecotype guangnan chromosome 4, ASM2987363v1, whole genome shotgun sequence genomic window:
- the LOC131153138 gene encoding uncharacterized protein LOC131153138 isoform X1: MEEVHKRLDECDGKEKETDRRTSSYLSIDILGMIMEQIHLSDQIHVRAVCSGWRRVQFSQVIPVNKLPCLMTHKWVWDGNILSICKFHLASVNVTCSIKHIMTQEDRGDIFGASICASKYGWLLVQKFTDPFVYNPFSGEIIRLPKLSITFNRATFSSIPTAQDCMYFVLQSSKSDQLIVICIYCNGDQEWKCILSISFPRLQLVESDGELLLVCYSEHLHVFRYYWLHRTWVKLNSLGNQVFFLGVSSFSLSAGEETELADRIYFLCGQQNCYYSLRTLTYHRNTVFSPQAIDRSQECTWIEPRFTAFPFIEGEDLAPIIALSSGSGEQQSLPSISDSTPGQSVSSSQSLFPLMGRLLSVFFQVSHHQD, encoded by the exons ATGGAAGAAGTGCACAAAAGGTTGGATGAATGTGATGGCAAGGAAAAAGAAACAGATAGAAGGACATCGTCTTACCTCTCCATTGATATTCTGGGTATGATTATGGAGCAAATTCACTTGTCAGACCAAATCCATGTTCGTGCTGTTTGCAGTGGCTGGCGACGCGTCCAGTTTTCCCAAGTTATACCTGTAAATAAACTGCCATGCCTAATGACCCATAAATGGGTTTGGGATGGCAATATCCTGAGTATTTGTAAATTCCACCTTGCATCTGTGAATGTTACTTGCAGTATTAAACACATAATGACGCAGGAAGATAGGGGGGATATTTTTGGTGCATCAATTTGTGCTTCAAAATATGGCTGGTTGCTTGTGCAAAAATTTACAGATCCATTTGTTTACAATCCTTTTAGTGGGGAGATTATTAGACTACCCAAACTAAGCATCACCTTCAACAGAGCCACATTCTCCTCTATTCCAACAGCTCAAGATTGCATGTACTTTGTGTTGCAAAGTTCAAAAAGTGATCAATTGATTGTCATTTGCATCTACTGCAATGGTGATCAAGAGTGGAAATGTATACTTTCAATAAGCTTTCCTAG GTTGCAATTGGTTGAGTCTGATGGGGAGCTTTTACTGGTATGTTATAGTGAGCATttgcatgttttcaggtattattgGCTGCACAGGACATGGGTCAAGCTGAACAGCTTAGGAAATCAGGTATTTTTTCTTGGTGTTTCCTCATTCTCATTGTCAGCTGGAGAAGAAACAGAGTTGGCAGACAGGATATATTTTCTTTGTGGTCAGCAGAATTGTTATTATTCCCTTAGGACCCTTACATATCACAGGAATACTGTATTTAGTCCGCAGGCTATCGATAGGTCGCAGGAATGTACATGGATTGAACCAAG GTTCACAGCATTTCCATTTATTGAAGGGGAAGATCTTGCCCCTATCATTGCCCTATCCAGTGGCTCAGGAGA ACAACAATCTCTCCCCTCAATCTCTGATTCGACACCTGGACAGTCTGTCTCTTCTTCTCAATCTCTCTTTCCCTTGATGGGCCGACTTCTCTCTGTGTTCTTTCAAGTATCGCACCATCAAGATTGA
- the LOC131153138 gene encoding uncharacterized protein LOC131153138 isoform X2 encodes MEEVHKRLDECDGKEKETDRRTSSYLSIDILGMIMEQIHLSDQIHVRAVCSGWRRVQFSQVIPVNKLPCLMTHKWVWDGNILSICKFHLASVNVTCSIKHIMTQEDRGDIFGASICASKYGWLLVQKFTDPFVYNPFSGEIIRLPKLSITFNRATFSSIPTAQDCMYFVLQSSKSDQLIVICIYCNGDQEWKCILSISFPRYYWLHRTWVKLNSLGNQVFFLGVSSFSLSAGEETELADRIYFLCGQQNCYYSLRTLTYHRNTVFSPQAIDRSQECTWIEPRFTAFPFIEGEDLAPIIALSSGSGEQQSLPSISDSTPGQSVSSSQSLFPLMGRLLSVFFQVSHHQD; translated from the exons ATGGAAGAAGTGCACAAAAGGTTGGATGAATGTGATGGCAAGGAAAAAGAAACAGATAGAAGGACATCGTCTTACCTCTCCATTGATATTCTGGGTATGATTATGGAGCAAATTCACTTGTCAGACCAAATCCATGTTCGTGCTGTTTGCAGTGGCTGGCGACGCGTCCAGTTTTCCCAAGTTATACCTGTAAATAAACTGCCATGCCTAATGACCCATAAATGGGTTTGGGATGGCAATATCCTGAGTATTTGTAAATTCCACCTTGCATCTGTGAATGTTACTTGCAGTATTAAACACATAATGACGCAGGAAGATAGGGGGGATATTTTTGGTGCATCAATTTGTGCTTCAAAATATGGCTGGTTGCTTGTGCAAAAATTTACAGATCCATTTGTTTACAATCCTTTTAGTGGGGAGATTATTAGACTACCCAAACTAAGCATCACCTTCAACAGAGCCACATTCTCCTCTATTCCAACAGCTCAAGATTGCATGTACTTTGTGTTGCAAAGTTCAAAAAGTGATCAATTGATTGTCATTTGCATCTACTGCAATGGTGATCAAGAGTGGAAATGTATACTTTCAATAAGCTTTCCTAG gtattattgGCTGCACAGGACATGGGTCAAGCTGAACAGCTTAGGAAATCAGGTATTTTTTCTTGGTGTTTCCTCATTCTCATTGTCAGCTGGAGAAGAAACAGAGTTGGCAGACAGGATATATTTTCTTTGTGGTCAGCAGAATTGTTATTATTCCCTTAGGACCCTTACATATCACAGGAATACTGTATTTAGTCCGCAGGCTATCGATAGGTCGCAGGAATGTACATGGATTGAACCAAG GTTCACAGCATTTCCATTTATTGAAGGGGAAGATCTTGCCCCTATCATTGCCCTATCCAGTGGCTCAGGAGA ACAACAATCTCTCCCCTCAATCTCTGATTCGACACCTGGACAGTCTGTCTCTTCTTCTCAATCTCTCTTTCCCTTGATGGGCCGACTTCTCTCTGTGTTCTTTCAAGTATCGCACCATCAAGATTGA
- the LOC131153138 gene encoding uncharacterized protein LOC131153138 isoform X7, producing MEEVHKRLDECDGKEKETDRRTSSYLSIDILGMIMEQIHLSDQIHVRAVCSGWRRVQFSQVIPVLLAAQDMGQAEQLRKSGILYLVRRLSIGRRNVHGLNQGSQHFHLLKGKILPLSLPYPVAQENNNLSPQSLIRHLDSLSLLLNLSFP from the exons ATGGAAGAAGTGCACAAAAGGTTGGATGAATGTGATGGCAAGGAAAAAGAAACAGATAGAAGGACATCGTCTTACCTCTCCATTGATATTCTGGGTATGATTATGGAGCAAATTCACTTGTCAGACCAAATCCATGTTCGTGCTGTTTGCAGTGGCTGGCGACGCGTCCAGTTTTCCCAAGTTATACCT gtattattgGCTGCACAGGACATGGGTCAAGCTGAACAGCTTAGGAAATCAG GAATACTGTATTTAGTCCGCAGGCTATCGATAGGTCGCAGGAATGTACATGGATTGAACCAAG GTTCACAGCATTTCCATTTATTGAAGGGGAAGATCTTGCCCCTATCATTGCCCTATCCAGTGGCTCAGGAGA ACAACAATCTCTCCCCTCAATCTCTGATTCGACACCTGGACAGTCTGTCTCTTCTTCTCAATCTCTCTTTCCCTTGA
- the LOC131153138 gene encoding uncharacterized protein LOC131153138 isoform X6, translating into MEEVHKRLDECDGKEKETDRRTSSYLSIDILGMIMEQIHLSDQIHVRAVCSGWRRVQFSQVIPVLLAAQDMGQAEQLRKSGPLHITGILYLVRRLSIGRRNVHGLNQGSQHFHLLKGKILPLSLPYPVAQENNNLSPQSLIRHLDSLSLLLNLSFP; encoded by the exons ATGGAAGAAGTGCACAAAAGGTTGGATGAATGTGATGGCAAGGAAAAAGAAACAGATAGAAGGACATCGTCTTACCTCTCCATTGATATTCTGGGTATGATTATGGAGCAAATTCACTTGTCAGACCAAATCCATGTTCGTGCTGTTTGCAGTGGCTGGCGACGCGTCCAGTTTTCCCAAGTTATACCT gtattattgGCTGCACAGGACATGGGTCAAGCTGAACAGCTTAGGAAATCAG GACCCTTACATATCACAGGAATACTGTATTTAGTCCGCAGGCTATCGATAGGTCGCAGGAATGTACATGGATTGAACCAAG GTTCACAGCATTTCCATTTATTGAAGGGGAAGATCTTGCCCCTATCATTGCCCTATCCAGTGGCTCAGGAGA ACAACAATCTCTCCCCTCAATCTCTGATTCGACACCTGGACAGTCTGTCTCTTCTTCTCAATCTCTCTTTCCCTTGA
- the LOC131153138 gene encoding uncharacterized protein LOC131153138 isoform X10: MNVMARKKKQIEGHRLTSPLIFWVLLAAQDMGQAEQLRKSGILYLVRRLSIGRRNVHGLNQGSQHFHLLKGKILPLSLPYPVAQENNNLSPQSLIRHLDSLSLLLNLSFP, encoded by the exons ATGAATGTGATGGCAAGGAAAAAGAAACAGATAGAAGGACATCGTCTTACCTCTCCATTGATATTCTGG gtattattgGCTGCACAGGACATGGGTCAAGCTGAACAGCTTAGGAAATCAG GAATACTGTATTTAGTCCGCAGGCTATCGATAGGTCGCAGGAATGTACATGGATTGAACCAAG GTTCACAGCATTTCCATTTATTGAAGGGGAAGATCTTGCCCCTATCATTGCCCTATCCAGTGGCTCAGGAGA ACAACAATCTCTCCCCTCAATCTCTGATTCGACACCTGGACAGTCTGTCTCTTCTTCTCAATCTCTCTTTCCCTTGA
- the LOC131153138 gene encoding uncharacterized protein LOC131153138 isoform X9, translating into MNVMARKKKQIEGHRLTSPLIFWVLLAAQDMGQAEQLRKSGPLHITGILYLVRRLSIGRRNVHGLNQGSQHFHLLKGKILPLSLPYPVAQENNNLSPQSLIRHLDSLSLLLNLSFP; encoded by the exons ATGAATGTGATGGCAAGGAAAAAGAAACAGATAGAAGGACATCGTCTTACCTCTCCATTGATATTCTGG gtattattgGCTGCACAGGACATGGGTCAAGCTGAACAGCTTAGGAAATCAG GACCCTTACATATCACAGGAATACTGTATTTAGTCCGCAGGCTATCGATAGGTCGCAGGAATGTACATGGATTGAACCAAG GTTCACAGCATTTCCATTTATTGAAGGGGAAGATCTTGCCCCTATCATTGCCCTATCCAGTGGCTCAGGAGA ACAACAATCTCTCCCCTCAATCTCTGATTCGACACCTGGACAGTCTGTCTCTTCTTCTCAATCTCTCTTTCCCTTGA
- the LOC131153138 gene encoding uncharacterized protein LOC131153138 isoform X11 has product MNVMARKKKQIEGHRLTSPLIFWVLLAAQDMGQAEQLRKSVRRLSIGRRNVHGLNQGSQHFHLLKGKILPLSLPYPVAQENNNLSPQSLIRHLDSLSLLLNLSFP; this is encoded by the exons ATGAATGTGATGGCAAGGAAAAAGAAACAGATAGAAGGACATCGTCTTACCTCTCCATTGATATTCTGG gtattattgGCTGCACAGGACATGGGTCAAGCTGAACAGCTTAGGAAATCAG TCCGCAGGCTATCGATAGGTCGCAGGAATGTACATGGATTGAACCAAG GTTCACAGCATTTCCATTTATTGAAGGGGAAGATCTTGCCCCTATCATTGCCCTATCCAGTGGCTCAGGAGA ACAACAATCTCTCCCCTCAATCTCTGATTCGACACCTGGACAGTCTGTCTCTTCTTCTCAATCTCTCTTTCCCTTGA
- the LOC131153138 gene encoding uncharacterized protein LOC131153138 isoform X8, whose protein sequence is MEEVHKRLDECDGKEKETDRRTSSYLSIDILGMIMEQIHLSDQIHVRAVCSGWRRVQFSQVIPVLLAAQDMGQAEQLRKSVRRLSIGRRNVHGLNQGSQHFHLLKGKILPLSLPYPVAQENNNLSPQSLIRHLDSLSLLLNLSFP, encoded by the exons ATGGAAGAAGTGCACAAAAGGTTGGATGAATGTGATGGCAAGGAAAAAGAAACAGATAGAAGGACATCGTCTTACCTCTCCATTGATATTCTGGGTATGATTATGGAGCAAATTCACTTGTCAGACCAAATCCATGTTCGTGCTGTTTGCAGTGGCTGGCGACGCGTCCAGTTTTCCCAAGTTATACCT gtattattgGCTGCACAGGACATGGGTCAAGCTGAACAGCTTAGGAAATCAG TCCGCAGGCTATCGATAGGTCGCAGGAATGTACATGGATTGAACCAAG GTTCACAGCATTTCCATTTATTGAAGGGGAAGATCTTGCCCCTATCATTGCCCTATCCAGTGGCTCAGGAGA ACAACAATCTCTCCCCTCAATCTCTGATTCGACACCTGGACAGTCTGTCTCTTCTTCTCAATCTCTCTTTCCCTTGA
- the LOC131153138 gene encoding F-box protein At4g00893-like isoform X4, with protein MEEVHKRLDECDGKEKETDRRTSSYLSIDILGMIMEQIHLSDQIHVRAVCSGWRRVQFSQVIPVNKLPCLMTHKWVWDGNILSICKFHLASVNVTCSIKHIMTQEDRGDIFGASICASKYGWLLVQKFTDPFVYNPFSGEIIRLPKLSITFNRATFSSIPTAQDCMYFVLQSSKSDQLIVICIYCNGDQEWKCILSISFPRYYWLHRTWVKLNSLGNQVFFLGVSSFSLSAGEETELADRIYFLCGQQNCYYSLRTLTYHRNTVFSPQAIDRSQECTWIEPREEG; from the exons ATGGAAGAAGTGCACAAAAGGTTGGATGAATGTGATGGCAAGGAAAAAGAAACAGATAGAAGGACATCGTCTTACCTCTCCATTGATATTCTGGGTATGATTATGGAGCAAATTCACTTGTCAGACCAAATCCATGTTCGTGCTGTTTGCAGTGGCTGGCGACGCGTCCAGTTTTCCCAAGTTATACCTGTAAATAAACTGCCATGCCTAATGACCCATAAATGGGTTTGGGATGGCAATATCCTGAGTATTTGTAAATTCCACCTTGCATCTGTGAATGTTACTTGCAGTATTAAACACATAATGACGCAGGAAGATAGGGGGGATATTTTTGGTGCATCAATTTGTGCTTCAAAATATGGCTGGTTGCTTGTGCAAAAATTTACAGATCCATTTGTTTACAATCCTTTTAGTGGGGAGATTATTAGACTACCCAAACTAAGCATCACCTTCAACAGAGCCACATTCTCCTCTATTCCAACAGCTCAAGATTGCATGTACTTTGTGTTGCAAAGTTCAAAAAGTGATCAATTGATTGTCATTTGCATCTACTGCAATGGTGATCAAGAGTGGAAATGTATACTTTCAATAAGCTTTCCTAG gtattattgGCTGCACAGGACATGGGTCAAGCTGAACAGCTTAGGAAATCAGGTATTTTTTCTTGGTGTTTCCTCATTCTCATTGTCAGCTGGAGAAGAAACAGAGTTGGCAGACAGGATATATTTTCTTTGTGGTCAGCAGAATTGTTATTATTCCCTTAGGACCCTTACATATCACAGGAATACTGTATTTAGTCCGCAGGCTATCGATAGGTCGCAGGAATGTACATGGATTGAACCAAG GGAGGAAGGCTGA
- the LOC131153138 gene encoding uncharacterized protein LOC131153138 isoform X3, giving the protein MEEVHKRLDECDGKEKETDRRTSSYLSIDILGMIMEQIHLSDQIHVRAVCSGWRRVQFSQVIPVNKLPCLMTHKWVWDGNILSICKFHLASVNVTCSIKHIMTQEDRGDIFGASICASKYGWLLVQKFTDPFVYNPFSGEIIRLPKLSITFNRATFSSIPTAQDCMYFVLQSSKSDQLIVICIYCNGDQEWKCILSISFPRYYWLHRTWVKLNSLGNQVFFLGVSSFSLSAGEETELADRIYFLCGQQNCYYSLRTLTYHRNTVFSPQAIDRSQECTWIEPRYTFCASLLRLFVKQIPILTVVFTLLYWEIEVVFLYD; this is encoded by the exons ATGGAAGAAGTGCACAAAAGGTTGGATGAATGTGATGGCAAGGAAAAAGAAACAGATAGAAGGACATCGTCTTACCTCTCCATTGATATTCTGGGTATGATTATGGAGCAAATTCACTTGTCAGACCAAATCCATGTTCGTGCTGTTTGCAGTGGCTGGCGACGCGTCCAGTTTTCCCAAGTTATACCTGTAAATAAACTGCCATGCCTAATGACCCATAAATGGGTTTGGGATGGCAATATCCTGAGTATTTGTAAATTCCACCTTGCATCTGTGAATGTTACTTGCAGTATTAAACACATAATGACGCAGGAAGATAGGGGGGATATTTTTGGTGCATCAATTTGTGCTTCAAAATATGGCTGGTTGCTTGTGCAAAAATTTACAGATCCATTTGTTTACAATCCTTTTAGTGGGGAGATTATTAGACTACCCAAACTAAGCATCACCTTCAACAGAGCCACATTCTCCTCTATTCCAACAGCTCAAGATTGCATGTACTTTGTGTTGCAAAGTTCAAAAAGTGATCAATTGATTGTCATTTGCATCTACTGCAATGGTGATCAAGAGTGGAAATGTATACTTTCAATAAGCTTTCCTAG gtattattgGCTGCACAGGACATGGGTCAAGCTGAACAGCTTAGGAAATCAGGTATTTTTTCTTGGTGTTTCCTCATTCTCATTGTCAGCTGGAGAAGAAACAGAGTTGGCAGACAGGATATATTTTCTTTGTGGTCAGCAGAATTGTTATTATTCCCTTAGGACCCTTACATATCACAGGAATACTGTATTTAGTCCGCAGGCTATCGATAGGTCGCAGGAATGTACATGGATTGAACCAAGGTATACATTTTGTGCCAGTTTGCTTCGTTTATTTGTAAAACAGATTCCAATATTGACTGTCGTTTTTACCTTGCTTTACTGGGAGATTGAAGTTGTTTTTCTATATGATTGA
- the LOC131153138 gene encoding F-box protein At4g12382-like isoform X5, whose translation MEEVHKRLDECDGKEKETDRRTSSYLSIDILGMIMEQIHLSDQIHVRAVCSGWRRVQFSQVIPVNKLPCLMTHKWVWDGNILSICKFHLASVNVTCSIKHIMTQEDRGDIFGASICASKYGWLLVQKFTDPFVYNPFSGEIIRLPKLSITFNRATFSSIPTAQDCMYFVLQSSKSDQLIVICIYCNGDQEWKCILSISFPRYYWLHRTWVKLNSLGNQSAGYR comes from the exons ATGGAAGAAGTGCACAAAAGGTTGGATGAATGTGATGGCAAGGAAAAAGAAACAGATAGAAGGACATCGTCTTACCTCTCCATTGATATTCTGGGTATGATTATGGAGCAAATTCACTTGTCAGACCAAATCCATGTTCGTGCTGTTTGCAGTGGCTGGCGACGCGTCCAGTTTTCCCAAGTTATACCTGTAAATAAACTGCCATGCCTAATGACCCATAAATGGGTTTGGGATGGCAATATCCTGAGTATTTGTAAATTCCACCTTGCATCTGTGAATGTTACTTGCAGTATTAAACACATAATGACGCAGGAAGATAGGGGGGATATTTTTGGTGCATCAATTTGTGCTTCAAAATATGGCTGGTTGCTTGTGCAAAAATTTACAGATCCATTTGTTTACAATCCTTTTAGTGGGGAGATTATTAGACTACCCAAACTAAGCATCACCTTCAACAGAGCCACATTCTCCTCTATTCCAACAGCTCAAGATTGCATGTACTTTGTGTTGCAAAGTTCAAAAAGTGATCAATTGATTGTCATTTGCATCTACTGCAATGGTGATCAAGAGTGGAAATGTATACTTTCAATAAGCTTTCCTAG gtattattgGCTGCACAGGACATGGGTCAAGCTGAACAGCTTAGGAAATCAG TCCGCAGGCTATCGATAG